The Urbifossiella limnaea genome has a window encoding:
- a CDS encoding PSD1 and planctomycete cytochrome C domain-containing protein, producing MSTRLVVTLAALFAAAPAASAQPVDFNRDVRPILSNNCFACHGPDEKERKGDLRLDTKDGALGAIVPGNPAKSELLARVRSPEPSEVMPPAKSGKKLTPREIDILDRWVKQGGGYAPHWAYVPPTRPAVPATKHATSTPIDSFLFYRLEREGLNPQPDADRYALLRRVSLDLTGVPPTWAEAAEFARDNGKAAYERQVDRLLASPRFGEHWARLWLDLARYADSAGYADDPPRTIWKYRDYVIRAFNDNLPFDRFTVEQLAGDLLPNPTEDQLTATAFHRNTLTNNEGGTNDEEFRNVAVVDRVNTTFTVWMGTSIACAQCHTHKYDPLTQREFFGLFAFFNNTADADRSDESPLQEFWVPETREKRRRAEAEVASLETILKGVKADQLKADRDRLATLKKQLPELKPLATVPVLKELPQGQRRVTKLQFRGNFMDLGEVVTEGVPAALHPLPAGEKSRLTLAKWVVSKDNPLTARVVANRFWEQIFGTGLVRTSEEFGAQGELPSHPELLDWLAVELQSDWNVKRFLRLLVTSAAYRQSSKVTPALVERDPENRLLARGPRVRLSAEMVRDQALAAAGLLSPKVLGPSVKPPQPSLGLSAAFGRSIDWQPSTGEDRYRRGVYTEWRRSNPYPSMSTFDAPNRDACTVRRARTNTPLQALVTMNDPVYVEAAQGLARRVLREGGATPAERAAYAVRTALTRPPTDTEVARLVKLYTDARAAFDKDRGRAAQFATNPLGALPAGVDAADAAAWTTVASVLLNLDEMFMKR from the coding sequence ATGTCGACCCGCCTCGTAGTCACCCTCGCCGCGCTGTTTGCCGCCGCCCCCGCGGCGTCGGCCCAGCCGGTGGACTTCAACCGCGACGTACGACCCATCCTGTCCAACAATTGCTTCGCCTGCCACGGCCCCGACGAGAAGGAGCGCAAAGGCGACTTACGGCTCGACACCAAGGACGGCGCGCTCGGCGCGATCGTCCCCGGCAACCCCGCCAAGAGTGAGCTCCTGGCACGGGTCCGGAGCCCGGAGCCGTCCGAGGTCATGCCGCCGGCCAAGTCGGGGAAGAAGCTGACGCCCCGCGAGATCGACATCCTCGACCGCTGGGTGAAACAGGGCGGCGGCTACGCCCCGCACTGGGCCTACGTGCCGCCGACGCGGCCGGCCGTGCCGGCGACGAAACACGCGACTTCCACACCGATCGACTCGTTCCTGTTCTACCGGCTGGAGCGAGAGGGGTTGAACCCCCAGCCCGATGCCGATCGCTACGCCCTGCTCCGCCGTGTCAGCCTCGACCTGACCGGCGTCCCGCCGACGTGGGCCGAGGCCGCGGAGTTCGCCCGCGACAACGGGAAGGCGGCTTACGAGCGGCAGGTGGATCGGCTCCTGGCGAGCCCGCGGTTCGGCGAGCACTGGGCGCGGCTGTGGCTCGACCTGGCCCGCTACGCCGACAGCGCCGGCTACGCCGACGACCCGCCGCGGACGATCTGGAAGTACCGCGACTACGTCATCCGGGCGTTCAACGACAACCTCCCGTTCGACCGGTTCACCGTCGAGCAGCTGGCCGGCGACCTGTTGCCGAACCCGACCGAGGACCAGCTGACCGCGACGGCGTTCCACCGCAACACGCTCACGAACAACGAGGGCGGCACGAACGACGAGGAGTTCCGCAACGTCGCCGTGGTGGACCGCGTGAACACGACGTTCACCGTGTGGATGGGCACGTCGATCGCGTGCGCCCAGTGCCACACGCACAAGTACGACCCGCTGACGCAGCGCGAGTTCTTCGGCCTGTTCGCGTTCTTCAACAACACCGCCGACGCCGACCGCAGCGACGAGTCGCCACTGCAAGAGTTCTGGGTTCCGGAGACGCGCGAAAAGCGCCGCCGCGCCGAGGCCGAGGTCGCGTCGCTGGAGACAATTCTCAAGGGGGTAAAGGCCGACCAGCTGAAGGCCGACCGCGACCGGCTCGCCACGCTGAAAAAGCAGTTGCCCGAGCTCAAGCCGCTGGCGACGGTGCCGGTCCTGAAGGAGTTGCCGCAAGGCCAGCGCCGTGTGACGAAGCTGCAGTTCCGAGGCAATTTCATGGACCTGGGCGAGGTCGTGACCGAGGGCGTCCCGGCCGCCCTTCACCCCCTCCCGGCCGGCGAGAAGAGCCGGCTGACCCTGGCAAAGTGGGTCGTGAGCAAGGACAACCCGCTGACCGCCCGCGTGGTGGCGAACCGCTTCTGGGAGCAGATTTTCGGTACGGGCCTGGTCCGCACGAGCGAAGAGTTCGGCGCCCAGGGCGAACTGCCGAGCCACCCCGAACTGCTGGACTGGCTCGCCGTCGAGTTGCAATCCGACTGGAACGTCAAGCGGTTCCTCCGGCTGCTGGTCACGTCGGCGGCGTACCGGCAGTCGTCGAAGGTGACGCCGGCGCTGGTCGAGCGCGACCCCGAGAACCGGCTGCTGGCCCGCGGCCCGCGGGTGCGGTTATCCGCCGAGATGGTGCGCGACCAGGCACTTGCCGCCGCCGGGCTGCTGAGCCCGAAGGTGCTCGGCCCGTCGGTGAAGCCGCCGCAACCGAGTCTGGGGCTGAGCGCGGCGTTCGGCCGCTCGATCGACTGGCAGCCGAGCACCGGCGAAGACCGTTACCGCCGCGGCGTTTACACCGAGTGGCGGCGGTCGAACCCGTACCCGTCGATGAGCACGTTCGACGCCCCCAACCGCGACGCCTGCACCGTCCGCCGGGCCCGCACGAACACGCCGCTGCAAGCCCTCGTGACGATGAACGACCCGGTCTACGTGGAGGCCGCGCAGGGGCTCGCCCGCCGCGTCCTCCGCGAGGGCGGGGCGACACCGGCGGAGCGAGCCGCGTACGCTGTTCGCACCGCACTGACCCGCCCGCCGACCGACACCGAGGTGGCGCGGCTCGTGAAGTTGTACACGGACGCCCGTGCTGCGTTCGACAAGGACCGCGGCCGTGCGGCGCAGTTCGCCACGAACCCGTTGGGGGCGCTCCCCGCGGGCGTGGACGCCGCCGACGCCGCCGCGTGGACGACGGTGGCGAGCGTGCTGCTGAACCTGGACGAGATGTTCATGAAGCGCTGA
- a CDS encoding DUF1501 domain-containing protein: MHPSLLATRRQFLGASGLGLGALALADVAGAQDIPINAARPMAPRAPHFAPKAKRVIYLHMSGAPPHLDLLDYKPELVRHDGENCPDVYLRGKRFAFTSGVPKLLGTKQPFRRHGKSGVWMSDAIPGLHAVADDVTVIRSMKTDEFNHAPAELLLYTGFARQGRPSFGCWTTYGLGSENQNLPGFVVLISNGVQPSGGQGCWGSGFLPSVFQGVQCRSRGEPVLYLSDPPGLDRDTRRMGLDALRDLNEQQAAELGHPETHTRIAQYELAFRMQMSATEVMDIGREPAKVLESYGAQPGAGTFANNCLLARRLVEAGVRYVQLFDWGWDFHGTNPNEDIRDGLTRKGTVTSRAVGALIKDLKARGLLDDTLVIWGGEFGRTPFREGRTAGGQVLGRDHFPDCFSLMLAGGGIKAGHTHGESDELGFRVGRDQVHVHDLQATLQHCLGFDHTRLTYRFQGRDYRLTDVHGKVVRDVLA; the protein is encoded by the coding sequence ATGCACCCCTCCCTGCTCGCCACCCGACGCCAGTTCCTCGGCGCGTCCGGCCTCGGCCTCGGCGCCCTCGCGCTGGCGGATGTTGCCGGTGCCCAGGACATCCCGATCAACGCCGCCCGGCCGATGGCCCCGCGGGCGCCGCACTTCGCGCCGAAGGCGAAGCGCGTGATTTATCTCCACATGTCGGGCGCCCCGCCGCACCTCGACCTCCTCGACTACAAGCCCGAACTCGTCCGCCACGACGGCGAGAACTGCCCCGACGTGTACCTGCGCGGGAAGCGGTTCGCGTTCACGTCCGGCGTGCCGAAGCTACTCGGCACCAAGCAGCCGTTCCGGCGGCACGGCAAGAGCGGCGTGTGGATGTCCGACGCCATCCCCGGCCTGCACGCCGTCGCCGACGACGTGACCGTCATCCGCTCGATGAAGACCGACGAGTTCAACCACGCCCCAGCCGAGTTACTGCTGTACACCGGGTTCGCCCGCCAGGGCCGGCCGAGCTTCGGCTGCTGGACGACTTACGGCCTCGGCAGCGAGAACCAAAACCTCCCCGGCTTCGTGGTGCTCATCTCCAACGGCGTGCAGCCGAGCGGCGGCCAGGGCTGTTGGGGCAGCGGCTTCCTGCCGAGCGTTTTCCAGGGCGTGCAATGCCGCTCGCGCGGCGAACCCGTGCTGTACCTCTCCGACCCGCCCGGCCTCGACCGCGACACCCGTCGCATGGGCCTCGACGCCCTCCGCGACCTGAACGAGCAGCAGGCCGCCGAGCTCGGACACCCCGAGACGCACACCCGCATCGCGCAGTACGAGTTGGCCTTCCGGATGCAGATGAGCGCCACGGAGGTGATGGACATCGGCCGCGAGCCGGCGAAGGTGCTCGAGAGCTACGGCGCGCAACCGGGGGCCGGCACGTTCGCCAACAACTGCCTGCTGGCCCGGCGGCTGGTCGAAGCCGGCGTGCGGTACGTGCAGCTGTTCGACTGGGGCTGGGACTTCCACGGTACGAACCCGAACGAGGACATCCGCGACGGCCTCACGCGCAAGGGGACGGTCACGTCCCGCGCTGTGGGGGCGCTCATCAAGGACTTGAAGGCCCGCGGCCTCCTCGACGACACGCTCGTGATCTGGGGCGGCGAATTCGGCCGTACGCCGTTTCGCGAGGGCCGCACCGCCGGCGGCCAGGTGTTGGGGCGTGACCACTTCCCGGACTGCTTCTCGCTGATGCTCGCCGGCGGCGGCATCAAGGCCGGTCACACCCACGGCGAGAGCGACGAGCTCGGCTTTCGCGTCGGCCGCGATCAGGTCCACGTCCACGACCTGCAGGCGACGTTGCAGCACTGCCTCGGCTTCGACCACACCCGGCTGACGTACCGCTTCCAGGGCCGCGACTACCGGCTGACCGACGTACACGGCAAGGTCGTCCGCGACGTCCTCGCCTGA
- a CDS encoding dienelactone hydrolase family protein: MRSSVAVLVIVVALVPAVAAPPGDPPASIAKFFRPPTELEKDFGPYRSPLLFDDGSPVRTPADWHKRRGELLAYWHGRMGAWPPLIERPKIEYGAKEKRDTVTQQRVKIETAPGRVVEDAYLLVPDGPGPFPAVVVVFYEADTAVGKGKGPLRDFAIQLARRGFVTLSVGGDPNTYYPTRETCRIQPLSFHAYEAANCYQLLASLPFVDATRIGITGHSYGGKWAMFAACLFDRFAAGAWSDPGIVFDEARSNVNYWEPWYLGFEPGKAQQRGRGIPNEKNPRTGPYKRMMDEKRDLHELHALMAPRPFLASGGAEDPIGRWKALNHSVAVNRVLGVENRVALTTRPAHDPSEESNAALYTFFEWALGPVRK, encoded by the coding sequence ATGCGTAGCTCCGTCGCCGTGCTCGTGATCGTCGTCGCGCTCGTGCCGGCGGTCGCCGCCCCGCCCGGCGACCCGCCCGCGTCGATCGCCAAGTTCTTCCGGCCGCCGACCGAGTTGGAAAAGGACTTCGGCCCCTACCGTTCGCCGCTCCTGTTCGACGACGGCAGCCCCGTCCGTACCCCCGCCGACTGGCACAAGCGCCGGGGCGAACTACTCGCGTACTGGCACGGGCGGATGGGCGCGTGGCCGCCGCTCATCGAGCGGCCGAAGATCGAGTACGGTGCGAAAGAGAAGCGCGACACCGTCACGCAGCAGCGGGTGAAGATCGAGACCGCCCCGGGCCGGGTCGTGGAGGACGCTTACCTGCTCGTTCCCGACGGGCCGGGGCCGTTCCCCGCGGTCGTGGTCGTCTTCTACGAGGCGGACACGGCGGTCGGCAAAGGCAAGGGGCCGCTCCGCGACTTCGCCATCCAACTCGCCCGCCGCGGCTTCGTGACGCTCTCCGTCGGCGGCGACCCGAACACGTACTACCCGACGCGGGAGACGTGCCGCATCCAGCCGCTGTCGTTCCACGCCTACGAGGCGGCGAACTGCTACCAGCTTCTGGCGTCGCTGCCGTTCGTGGACGCGACCCGGATCGGCATCACCGGCCACAGCTACGGCGGCAAGTGGGCGATGTTCGCGGCGTGCCTGTTCGACCGGTTCGCCGCCGGGGCGTGGTCCGACCCCGGGATCGTGTTCGACGAGGCGCGGTCGAACGTGAACTACTGGGAACCGTGGTACCTGGGTTTCGAGCCGGGCAAGGCCCAGCAGCGCGGCCGTGGCATCCCGAACGAGAAGAATCCGCGTACCGGCCCGTACAAGCGGATGATGGACGAGAAGCGCGACCTGCACGAGCTGCACGCGTTGATGGCCCCGCGGCCGTTCCTGGCATCGGGTGGCGCCGAAGACCCGATCGGACGCTGGAAGGCGCTCAACCACAGCGTCGCGGTGAACCGGGTGCTCGGCGTCGAGAATCGTGTGGCGCTCACGACTCGGCCGGCGCACGACCCGAGCGAGGAGTCGAACGCCGCGCTGTACACGTTCTTCGAGTGGGCACTCGGTCCCGTCAGAAAGTGA
- a CDS encoding prenyltransferase/squalene oxidase repeat-containing protein — MFAALALTLFPLPPAPAHVGAAKALPLLAKAATGHADQKTCFACHNQAPPLMAHRAAVGRGFASADALFKAQAEHAVGFITANRERFVKGQGTGGGVDTAGSLLFALEQAGHKADENTAAVVEYLLQAQADRDHWRTGSNRPPTEASSFATTALAVRALKKWATPEQRERADKRVAAARSWLIKTHPADTEDRVFRLFGLKAAGAGESDTAAAAWELLKAQQPDGGWRQLDTMTSDAYATGTALVALKEAGGLAANHPAYSRGVEYLLRTQLPDGSWHVRSRSKPFQPYYESGFPHEKDQFVSVAATGWATTALVFTAPPR; from the coding sequence GTGTTCGCCGCCCTCGCGCTGACGCTGTTCCCGCTACCGCCGGCCCCCGCGCACGTCGGCGCCGCGAAGGCGCTGCCGCTGCTGGCGAAAGCCGCCACCGGCCACGCGGACCAGAAGACGTGCTTCGCCTGCCACAACCAGGCGCCGCCGCTGATGGCCCACCGCGCCGCCGTCGGCCGCGGCTTTGCCTCGGCGGACGCGCTGTTCAAGGCGCAGGCCGAGCACGCCGTGGGGTTCATCACGGCCAACCGCGAGCGCTTCGTGAAGGGCCAGGGCACCGGCGGCGGCGTGGACACCGCCGGCTCGCTGCTCTTCGCACTGGAGCAGGCCGGCCACAAGGCCGACGAGAACACCGCGGCCGTGGTCGAGTACCTGCTCCAAGCCCAGGCCGACCGCGACCACTGGCGGACCGGCTCGAACCGCCCGCCGACGGAGGCGAGCAGCTTCGCCACGACGGCACTCGCCGTCCGGGCGCTGAAGAAGTGGGCGACGCCCGAGCAGCGTGAGCGCGCCGACAAGCGCGTGGCCGCGGCCCGCTCTTGGCTCATCAAAACGCACCCGGCCGACACCGAGGACCGCGTCTTTCGGCTGTTCGGGCTGAAGGCGGCGGGTGCGGGCGAATCCGACACCGCCGCGGCCGCGTGGGAGTTGCTGAAGGCACAGCAGCCCGACGGCGGCTGGCGCCAACTCGACACGATGACGTCCGACGCCTACGCCACCGGCACCGCGCTCGTGGCGCTGAAGGAAGCCGGCGGGTTGGCAGCGAATCACCCGGCGTACTCGCGCGGCGTCGAGTACCTGCTGCGGACGCAGCTACCCGACGGGTCGTGGCACGTGCGGTCGCGGAGCAAGCCGTTCCAGCCGTACTACGAGAGCGGCTTCCCGCACGAGAAGGATCAGTTCGTTTCCGTGGCGGCGACCGGATGGGCGACCACTGCGCTGGTATTCACGGCGCCGCCGCGGTAG
- a CDS encoding aldo/keto reductase, with the protein MTPIPPVGLGLWKVPNAAAAGLVAEAVRLGYRHLDSACDYGNEAEVGDGIGAALAAGHCRREDLWVTSKLWNTYHAAGHVRPALDRSLADLKLDYLDLYLIHFPIAQAFVPFETRYPPGWFFDPADSAGGMRFAPVPLAETWRAMEDLHAAGRVKHIGVCNVGTAQLRDLLAGCRVRPAVLQIELHPYLTQEKLVRFCRAEGIAVTAFSPLGAPSYVPLGMATPDESVMTEPAVAAAATRLGKTPAQVLLRWGVQRGTAVVPKTSRAERLAENLAVLDFTLTEAEMAAISALDRGRRFNDPGVFAEAAFNTFCPIYE; encoded by the coding sequence ATGACCCCAATCCCCCCCGTCGGCCTCGGCCTGTGGAAGGTGCCGAACGCCGCCGCCGCCGGCCTCGTTGCCGAAGCTGTTCGCCTCGGCTACCGCCACCTCGATTCCGCGTGCGACTACGGCAACGAGGCCGAGGTCGGCGACGGCATCGGCGCCGCGCTCGCGGCGGGTCATTGCCGACGCGAAGACCTGTGGGTCACGTCGAAGCTGTGGAACACGTACCACGCGGCGGGGCACGTTCGGCCGGCGCTCGATCGCTCCCTCGCCGACCTGAAGCTCGACTACCTCGACCTGTACCTGATCCACTTCCCGATCGCGCAGGCGTTCGTTCCGTTCGAGACGCGTTACCCGCCGGGTTGGTTCTTCGACCCGGCCGACTCCGCCGGCGGGATGCGCTTCGCACCCGTTCCGCTGGCCGAGACGTGGCGCGCGATGGAAGACCTGCACGCCGCCGGGCGCGTGAAGCACATCGGCGTGTGCAACGTCGGCACCGCCCAGCTGCGCGACCTGCTCGCCGGCTGCCGCGTGCGGCCGGCGGTGCTCCAGATCGAACTCCACCCGTACCTGACGCAGGAGAAACTGGTCCGCTTCTGCCGGGCGGAGGGGATCGCGGTGACGGCCTTCTCGCCGCTCGGGGCGCCGTCCTACGTCCCGCTCGGCATGGCGACGCCGGACGAGTCGGTGATGACGGAACCGGCCGTGGCCGCGGCCGCGACGCGCCTCGGGAAGACACCGGCTCAGGTGCTGTTACGGTGGGGCGTGCAGCGCGGCACGGCGGTGGTGCCGAAAACGAGCCGCGCCGAGCGGCTGGCGGAGAACCTGGCGGTGCTCGACTTCACGCTGACGGAGGCGGAGATGGCGGCGATCTCGGCGCTGGACCGTGGTCGCCGCTTCAACGACCCCGGCGTCTTCGCCGAGGCGGCATTCAACACCTTCTGCCCGATCTACGAGTAG